A window from Cryobacterium sp. PAMC25264 encodes these proteins:
- a CDS encoding isoprenyl transferase codes for MTPNPFRPAPATPYTHKDAVPFKPVDWTGLYPPALPAKVVPEHVAVVMDGNGRWANARGLSRVEGHKAGEAALLDVVAGAIQIGVKHLSVYAFSTENWKRSPDEVRFLMGFNRDVLHRRRDQLNDWGVRVRWAGRKPKLWASVINELQYAEKLTAGNDVLTLTMCVNYGGRTEIADAVRVLAEDVAAGRLKPSGITEKSIQRHLYTAALPDVDLFVRSSGEQRTSNFMLWQSAYAEMVFLDTLWPDFSRVDLWHAIELYASRNRRYGGAVDTPTA; via the coding sequence ATGACGCCCAACCCCTTCCGTCCCGCACCGGCCACGCCGTACACGCACAAGGACGCCGTGCCGTTCAAGCCCGTGGACTGGACGGGGCTCTACCCGCCGGCCCTGCCCGCCAAGGTGGTGCCGGAGCACGTCGCCGTGGTCATGGACGGCAACGGCCGGTGGGCCAATGCCCGCGGCCTGTCCCGGGTGGAGGGCCACAAGGCTGGAGAGGCCGCCCTGCTCGACGTCGTCGCCGGCGCCATCCAGATCGGGGTCAAGCACCTCAGCGTCTACGCGTTCTCCACCGAGAACTGGAAGCGCTCCCCGGACGAGGTGCGGTTCCTGATGGGGTTCAACCGCGACGTGTTGCACCGCCGAAGGGACCAGCTCAACGACTGGGGTGTCCGGGTGCGCTGGGCCGGACGGAAGCCGAAGCTGTGGGCGTCCGTGATCAACGAACTGCAGTACGCCGAGAAGCTCACCGCGGGCAACGACGTGCTCACCCTCACCATGTGCGTCAACTACGGTGGCCGCACCGAGATCGCGGATGCCGTGCGGGTGCTGGCCGAAGACGTCGCCGCCGGCCGGCTCAAGCCGTCCGGCATCACCGAGAAGTCCATCCAGCGCCACCTGTACACGGCCGCGCTGCCCGACGTCGACCTCTTCGTGCGCAGCTCCGGCGAGCAGCGAACCAGCAATTTCATGCTCTGGCAGAGCGCCTACGCCGAGATGGTGTTCCTCGACACCCTGTGGCCGGACTTCTCCCGGGTCGACCTCTGGCACGCCATCGAGCTCTACGCCTCCCGCAACCGGCGCTACGGCGGAGCCGTCGACACGCCCACGGCCTGA
- the leuA gene encoding 2-isopropylmalate synthase, translating to MKNNQAASTMPVHKYRPYQDTFRVDLSDRTWPSNRITEAPRWCAVDLRDGNQALIDPMSPERKRIMFDLLVRMGYKEIEVGFPSASQTDFDFVRSLIEDGAIPDDVTIQVLTQAREHLIRRTYESIVGAKQAIVHLYNSTSVLQREVVFREDKQGIIDLALFGARTCRALEATVPGTTVYYEYSPESFTGTELEFAVDITNQVIEVFEPTPDRKVIVNLPATVEMATPNVYADSIEWMSRHLAHRENVILSLHPHNDRGTAIAAAELGYLAGADRIEGCLFGNGERTGNVDLVALGINLFTQGIDPQIDFGNIDEIKRTAEYCNQLPVPERSPWAGDLVFTAFSGSHQDAIKKGFEAMAVEAAETGRSVDDLVWAVPYLPIDPKDLGRSYEAVIRVNSQSGKGGVAYLLKTDHHLDLPRKLQIEFSGVVQAKTDADGGEVTSEQIWDIFNDEYLPATHTNPDAKWGRFELFSTRTSSDLAGAVDLTVDLRDSDAVASATATGNGPIAAFLGIMAERGIAITLYDYVEHAMSAGGDATAASYVELDVNGKRFWGVGIDPDISTASLKAVVSAVNRGIRAETGDRELAAV from the coding sequence ATGAAGAATAACCAAGCCGCATCCACCATGCCGGTGCACAAGTACCGCCCGTACCAGGACACATTCCGGGTCGACCTCAGCGATCGAACCTGGCCGTCCAATCGCATCACCGAAGCCCCCAGGTGGTGCGCCGTCGACCTGCGCGACGGCAACCAGGCCCTCATCGACCCGATGAGCCCCGAGCGCAAGCGCATCATGTTCGACCTGCTGGTGCGGATGGGCTACAAGGAGATCGAGGTCGGCTTCCCGTCGGCGAGCCAGACCGACTTCGACTTCGTGCGCAGCCTCATCGAGGACGGCGCGATCCCTGACGACGTCACCATCCAGGTCTTGACCCAGGCGCGGGAGCACCTGATCCGCCGCACCTACGAGTCCATCGTCGGTGCGAAGCAGGCCATCGTGCACCTGTACAACTCCACCAGCGTGCTGCAGCGCGAGGTGGTGTTCCGCGAGGACAAGCAAGGCATCATCGACCTGGCCCTGTTCGGCGCCCGCACCTGCCGCGCACTCGAGGCGACCGTGCCGGGCACGACCGTCTACTACGAGTACTCCCCGGAGAGCTTCACCGGCACCGAGCTCGAATTCGCCGTCGACATCACCAACCAGGTGATCGAGGTCTTCGAGCCCACGCCGGACCGAAAGGTCATCGTCAACCTGCCCGCCACGGTCGAGATGGCCACGCCCAACGTCTACGCCGACTCGATCGAGTGGATGAGCCGGCACCTGGCGCACCGCGAGAATGTCATCCTGTCGTTGCACCCGCACAACGACCGCGGCACCGCGATCGCAGCCGCCGAACTGGGGTACCTGGCCGGCGCCGACCGCATTGAGGGATGCTTGTTCGGTAACGGCGAGCGCACCGGCAACGTCGACCTGGTCGCCCTGGGGATCAACCTGTTCACCCAGGGCATCGACCCGCAGATCGACTTCGGCAACATCGACGAGATCAAGCGCACCGCGGAGTACTGCAACCAGCTGCCGGTTCCTGAGCGCAGCCCCTGGGCCGGCGACCTGGTCTTCACGGCGTTCAGCGGATCGCACCAGGATGCCATCAAGAAGGGCTTCGAGGCGATGGCCGTCGAGGCCGCCGAGACCGGCCGGAGCGTGGACGACCTGGTCTGGGCCGTGCCCTACCTGCCGATCGACCCCAAGGACCTGGGCCGCAGCTACGAGGCCGTCATCCGGGTCAACTCTCAGTCGGGCAAGGGCGGCGTGGCCTACCTGCTCAAGACCGATCACCACCTCGACCTGCCGCGCAAGCTGCAGATCGAGTTCTCCGGCGTAGTACAGGCCAAGACCGACGCCGACGGCGGAGAGGTCACCAGCGAACAGATCTGGGACATCTTCAACGACGAGTACCTGCCGGCCACCCACACCAACCCGGACGCCAAGTGGGGCCGGTTCGAGCTGTTCTCGACGCGCACCTCGAGCGACCTGGCCGGAGCGGTCGACCTCACGGTGGACCTGCGTGACTCGGACGCCGTGGCCAGCGCCACGGCGACGGGCAACGGCCCGATCGCGGCGTTCCTGGGCATCATGGCAGAACGTGGCATCGCCATCACGCTCTACGACTACGTCGAGCACGCCATGTCAGCCGGCGGCGACGCCACGGCCGCGTCGTATGTCGAGCTGGACGTGAACGGCAAGCGGTTCTGGGGCGTCGGCATCGATCCCGACATCTCCACCGCCTCGCTCAAGGCCGTGGTGTCCGCGGTCAACCGGGGTATCCGCGCCGAGACCGGTGACCGCGAGCTGGCGGCAGTCTAG
- a CDS encoding DsbA family protein has product MSETIKVDIWSDVQCPWCYIGKRKFEAGVAASGTEVEVEYHSFELAPDTPVDFAGSPVDYLSERKGIPVPQVLEMLERVTGIAESVGLHYDYDSVHQTNTVKAHELLHYAKAHGVQLEMKEALLKAYFVDGGHVGRIADLADLAVTVGLERADVVRSLTENEHLAAVKADVAQAAEYGINGVPFFVIDGKYGISGAQDPDTFAQALRQVQGEKAGSATTTATEETHA; this is encoded by the coding sequence GTGAGCGAAACCATCAAAGTAGACATCTGGTCCGACGTGCAGTGCCCCTGGTGCTACATCGGCAAACGCAAGTTCGAGGCCGGCGTGGCCGCCTCCGGCACCGAGGTCGAGGTGGAGTACCACTCCTTCGAACTCGCGCCGGACACCCCGGTGGACTTCGCCGGGAGCCCGGTGGACTACCTCAGCGAGCGCAAGGGGATCCCCGTGCCGCAGGTCCTCGAGATGCTCGAACGGGTCACCGGCATCGCCGAGAGCGTGGGGCTGCACTACGACTACGACTCCGTGCACCAGACCAACACCGTCAAGGCCCACGAACTCCTGCACTACGCCAAGGCCCACGGCGTGCAGCTGGAGATGAAGGAAGCACTGCTCAAGGCCTACTTCGTCGACGGCGGCCATGTCGGCCGCATCGCGGACCTCGCCGACCTGGCCGTCACGGTGGGCCTTGAGCGCGCCGACGTCGTGCGTTCCCTGACCGAGAACGAGCACCTCGCCGCCGTCAAGGCCGACGTCGCCCAGGCCGCCGAGTACGGCATCAACGGGGTGCCGTTCTTCGTGATCGACGGTAAGTACGGTATCTCCGGCGCGCAGGACCCGGACACCTTCGCCCAGGCGCTGCGCCAGGTGCAGGGCGAAAAAGCAGGCTCCGCCACCACCACAGCCACCGAGGAGACCCACGCATGA
- a CDS encoding deoxyguanosinetriphosphate triphosphohydrolase, with protein sequence MVNQTGYSVHDEARFRPEEHDSSRSDFARDRARLLHSSALRRLAAKTQVLSPAAGLDFARNRLTHSLEVAQIGREIALRLSLDPDIVDTACLAHDIGHPPFGHNGEKALNTWASDIGGFEGNAQTLRLLSRLEPKVFGDRGESYGLNLTRASLDASCKYPWAADSSVADPSGRAKFGFYEDDRAAFDWLRQDAPDRQLCVEAQVMDLSDDIAYSVHDFEDAVVSGYLDVELLGNRGDHDALVTSMYEWTGGQFSHDELRAAFDRLDALDVWLHSYSAGRRDQGRLKNLTSQLIGRFSGAAVAATTASYPDRHLIRFNAHVVVPREVQAEIGVLKGIVAAFVMSTHVRQPIYVEQRETLVYLADTLFATGDEHLDPGFREDWAAASDDSARKRVVVDQVASLTDQSAIALHRRLQLTREPARTSGDVWQG encoded by the coding sequence GTGGTTAACCAGACCGGCTACAGCGTCCACGACGAAGCCAGGTTCCGGCCGGAGGAGCACGACTCCAGCCGGAGCGACTTCGCCCGCGACCGCGCCAGGCTGCTGCACTCCAGCGCCCTGCGCCGCCTGGCCGCCAAAACTCAGGTGCTCAGCCCTGCCGCGGGACTGGACTTCGCGCGCAACCGGCTCACCCACTCGCTCGAGGTCGCCCAGATCGGCCGGGAGATCGCGCTGCGCCTGTCACTGGATCCCGACATCGTCGACACCGCCTGCCTCGCGCACGACATCGGGCATCCGCCCTTCGGACACAACGGCGAGAAGGCCCTCAACACCTGGGCGTCCGACATCGGCGGGTTCGAGGGCAACGCACAGACCCTGCGCCTGCTCAGCCGCCTCGAACCCAAGGTGTTCGGCGACCGGGGCGAGAGCTACGGCCTCAACCTCACCCGAGCCAGCCTGGACGCCAGCTGCAAGTACCCCTGGGCCGCCGACTCCTCGGTCGCGGACCCCAGCGGCCGTGCCAAGTTCGGCTTCTATGAGGACGACCGGGCCGCGTTCGACTGGTTGCGCCAGGACGCCCCCGACCGGCAGCTCTGCGTCGAGGCGCAGGTCATGGACCTCTCCGACGACATCGCCTACTCGGTGCACGACTTCGAGGATGCCGTGGTCAGCGGCTACCTCGACGTCGAACTGCTGGGCAACCGCGGCGACCACGACGCCCTGGTCACCTCCATGTACGAGTGGACCGGCGGCCAATTCAGCCACGACGAACTGCGTGCCGCCTTCGACAGGCTCGACGCCCTCGACGTGTGGCTGCACAGCTACAGCGCAGGACGCCGGGACCAGGGGCGACTGAAGAACCTCACCAGTCAGCTCATCGGCCGGTTCAGCGGCGCGGCGGTCGCGGCCACCACGGCCAGCTACCCCGACCGGCACCTGATCCGCTTCAACGCCCACGTGGTCGTCCCGCGCGAGGTGCAGGCCGAGATCGGCGTGCTCAAGGGCATCGTCGCCGCCTTCGTGATGTCCACCCATGTGCGCCAACCGATCTACGTCGAACAGCGCGAGACACTGGTCTACCTCGCCGACACCCTGTTTGCCACGGGCGACGAGCACCTCGACCCTGGCTTCCGCGAGGACTGGGCAGCGGCGTCCGACGACTCCGCCCGCAAGCGGGTCGTCGTCGACCAGGTCGCCAGCCTCACCGATCAGAGCGCCATCGCCCTGCACCGCCGGCTTCAGCTCACCCGGGAACCGGCACGAACGAGCGGTGACGTATGGCAGGGCTGA
- a CDS encoding trimeric intracellular cation channel family protein translates to MPTPLFAIPLWIDLVAVAIGAIQGAMFAGRFTDRRMDLLGISIIGITVGLGGGLLRDILLGGVPAALLSNWYLPVAAAFALLGMALQSLFNRLGPLIITLDAVTIGLFGVIGTTKALAAGLPEIPALFVGVVSAVGGSVLRDMMLNVPIAVMHVGSLYAVAALVGCGLLVGLVVLQVQITVAALICVVATTVIRVLAARFGWSLPQQRAIGSWPHWRRRGSIPPFRAWPRRRRVTATTSPTETTPVTDPAGP, encoded by the coding sequence GTGCCCACTCCGCTCTTCGCCATCCCGCTCTGGATCGACCTCGTGGCGGTGGCCATCGGCGCCATCCAGGGCGCGATGTTCGCCGGACGGTTCACCGACCGCCGGATGGACCTGCTGGGCATCTCGATCATCGGCATCACGGTGGGGCTCGGCGGCGGCCTGCTGCGCGACATCCTGCTCGGCGGGGTGCCGGCGGCGCTCCTGAGCAACTGGTATCTGCCCGTCGCTGCGGCGTTCGCCCTGCTGGGCATGGCGCTGCAGAGCCTGTTCAACCGGCTTGGACCGCTCATCATCACCCTCGACGCCGTGACCATCGGCCTGTTCGGCGTGATCGGCACCACCAAGGCTCTCGCGGCGGGCCTCCCGGAGATCCCCGCACTGTTTGTGGGAGTGGTATCGGCCGTGGGCGGTTCGGTGCTGCGCGACATGATGCTCAACGTGCCGATCGCCGTGATGCACGTCGGCTCGCTCTACGCCGTCGCGGCCCTGGTGGGCTGCGGCCTGCTGGTGGGGCTGGTCGTTCTGCAGGTGCAGATCACGGTGGCCGCTCTCATCTGCGTCGTGGCCACGACCGTGATCCGGGTGCTCGCCGCCCGGTTCGGCTGGAGCCTGCCGCAGCAGCGGGCCATCGGCAGTTGGCCGCACTGGCGCCGCCGCGGCTCGATACCGCCCTTCCGCGCCTGGCCACGCCGGCGACGCGTGACGGCGACGACGAGCCCGACAGAGACGACCCCGGTCACCGACCCTGCCGGGCCCTGA
- the dnaG gene encoding DNA primase has protein sequence MAGLIRQGDIEEVKARTNIADIVGDYVTLKSAGVGSMKGLCPFHDERSPSFHVRPQVGFYHCFGCGESGDVYSFLQKMDHVSFSEAVERLAARVGIELHYEGGEGGAPDHTNRARLYAANQAAADFFVDRLGSAGAQVGRTFLGERGFDAQAAARFGIGFAPQSWDELTNHLRGRGFSTEELTLAGLVSSREGSSGVYDRFRGRLVWPIRDITGQTIGFGARKLLDDDKGPKYLNTPETPIYHKAQVLYGLDLAKRDISRGHQVVVVEGYTDVMACHLAGVTTAVATCGTSFGVDHIKVLRRVLGDDSGVGEVVFTFDPDAAGQKAAMRAFAEEQRFSAQTFVAVAPEGLDPCDLRLHRGDDAVRRLIDAKKPMFEFMIRQLLGQYNLDTVEGRVSALRAAAPIVSDIRDPSLRPGYTHELSRMLGMDLGEVSRAVTQAQSRSRTAPPEAPRRSGEPTPAPRERLFSLADLPADPVTRIERDALMAMLQHPTLVGLELVQRAVLTGMTNSTLAVVRDALAAALPHAAAPDWLDRVVGETPAPMANLVTELAMAPLPERTEREVTRYVRDITIVLIEKDLLRQKAELLGRLQRADATDREVYVAIQRELVRVEAERRNLRVE, from the coding sequence ATGGCAGGGCTGATCCGTCAGGGCGACATCGAAGAAGTCAAGGCGCGCACCAACATCGCCGACATCGTGGGCGATTACGTCACCCTCAAGTCCGCCGGCGTGGGGTCGATGAAGGGGCTCTGCCCGTTCCACGACGAGCGCAGCCCGAGCTTCCACGTGCGCCCGCAGGTGGGTTTCTACCACTGCTTCGGCTGCGGTGAGAGCGGTGACGTCTACTCGTTCCTGCAGAAGATGGACCACGTCAGCTTCAGCGAGGCCGTCGAACGCCTGGCCGCACGGGTGGGCATCGAATTGCACTACGAGGGCGGTGAGGGCGGGGCCCCCGACCACACCAACCGGGCGCGCCTGTACGCGGCCAACCAGGCGGCCGCCGACTTCTTCGTCGACAGGCTGGGCAGCGCGGGCGCCCAGGTCGGCCGCACTTTCCTCGGCGAGCGCGGCTTCGACGCCCAGGCCGCCGCCCGGTTCGGCATCGGGTTCGCCCCGCAGAGCTGGGACGAACTGACCAACCACCTCCGCGGTCGGGGCTTCTCCACCGAAGAACTCACGCTCGCCGGCCTCGTCTCGAGCCGGGAGGGATCCTCGGGCGTCTATGACAGGTTCCGCGGCCGGCTGGTCTGGCCGATCCGCGACATCACCGGGCAGACGATCGGCTTCGGGGCGCGCAAGCTGCTCGACGACGACAAGGGCCCGAAGTACCTCAACACCCCCGAGACCCCGATCTACCACAAGGCCCAAGTGCTCTACGGGCTGGACCTGGCCAAGCGGGACATCTCCCGCGGCCACCAGGTCGTCGTCGTCGAGGGCTACACCGACGTGATGGCCTGCCACCTGGCCGGCGTGACCACGGCCGTGGCGACCTGCGGCACCTCCTTCGGCGTCGACCACATCAAGGTGCTGCGCCGGGTGCTCGGCGACGACAGCGGCGTCGGCGAGGTCGTCTTCACGTTCGACCCGGATGCCGCCGGCCAGAAGGCCGCCATGCGGGCCTTCGCCGAGGAACAACGCTTCTCCGCCCAGACCTTCGTCGCCGTCGCCCCGGAAGGGCTCGACCCCTGCGACCTCCGCCTGCACCGCGGTGACGACGCCGTGCGCCGGCTCATCGACGCCAAGAAGCCGATGTTCGAATTCATGATCCGGCAGCTGCTCGGCCAGTACAACCTCGACACCGTCGAGGGCCGGGTCTCCGCGCTGCGGGCGGCCGCCCCCATCGTCAGCGACATCCGCGATCCCTCCCTGCGCCCCGGTTACACGCACGAACTGTCCCGGATGCTCGGCATGGACCTCGGTGAGGTGTCCCGCGCCGTCACCCAGGCCCAGTCCCGCTCCCGCACCGCTCCGCCCGAGGCGCCCCGGCGCTCCGGCGAGCCGACCCCCGCTCCGCGCGAGCGCCTGTTCTCCCTCGCCGACCTCCCCGCAGACCCGGTCACCCGCATCGAACGCGACGCCCTCATGGCGATGCTGCAGCATCCCACCCTGGTGGGCCTCGAGCTGGTGCAGCGGGCCGTTCTGACCGGCATGACCAACTCCACCCTGGCGGTCGTGCGCGACGCACTGGCCGCCGCCCTCCCGCACGCCGCCGCACCGGACTGGCTCGACCGCGTGGTGGGGGAGACCCCGGCCCCGATGGCGAACCTGGTGACCGAGCTGGCCATGGCGCCGCTGCCGGAACGCACCGAACGCGAGGTCACCCGGTACGTCCGCGACATCACCATCGTGCTGATCGAAAAGGACCTGCTGCGCCAGAAGGCCGAGCTCCTGGGCCGGCTGCAGCGCGCGGATGCCACCGACCGCGAGGTCTACGTCGCCATCCAACGTGAGCTCGTGCGGGTCGAAGCCGAACGGCGCAATCTCCGGGTCGAGTGA
- a CDS encoding ABC transporter substrate-binding protein, producing MAFAPTRRGRAIGVTAGLAAAALVLAGCSGSPAEDSGSAAPLTIGTTDKVTTLDPAGSYDNGSFAVQNQVFPFLMNTPYGSPDVQPDIAVSAEFTAPTQYTVTLKPDLVWANGNDLTSSDVKFTFDRQLAIAADNGPSSLLYNLDSVDTPDDTTVVFNLKAPDDQIFPQILSSPAGPIVDEESFSATELTSDDDIVKANAFAGQYVITSYNFNSLIGYKANPDYAGLLGPAKTDVVNVKYYADSSNLKLDVQEGAIDVAFRSLSATDVEDLRGNDKVQVVDGPGGEIRYITFNFDTQPFGATTADADATKALAVRQAVADLVDREEIADQVYKGTYTPLFSYVPAGLTGATESLKGLYGDGSGAPDADKAKATLTAAGITAPVELNLQYSNDHYGPSSGDEYALIKDQLESSGLFTVNLQTTEWVQYSKDRSSDVYPAYQLGWFPDYSDADNYLTPFFLTENFLKNHYADQEVNDLILQQAVTVDPAERTTLIEEIQDKVAAQLSTVPLLQGAQVAVTGTTVTGTSDTLDASFKFRYAALAKG from the coding sequence ATGGCTTTTGCACCCACCAGGCGTGGCCGCGCCATCGGCGTCACCGCCGGTCTCGCCGCCGCAGCACTCGTTCTCGCCGGCTGCTCGGGCAGCCCGGCCGAGGATTCCGGCTCGGCGGCACCGCTGACCATCGGCACCACCGACAAGGTCACCACGCTCGACCCGGCCGGCTCGTACGACAACGGTTCGTTCGCCGTGCAGAACCAGGTCTTCCCGTTCCTCATGAACACCCCCTACGGCAGCCCCGACGTCCAGCCGGACATCGCGGTCTCCGCCGAGTTCACCGCACCGACCCAGTACACGGTCACCCTCAAGCCCGACCTCGTGTGGGCCAACGGCAACGACCTGACCTCCTCCGACGTCAAGTTCACCTTCGACCGTCAGCTGGCCATCGCGGCCGACAACGGCCCCTCGTCACTGCTCTACAACCTGGACAGCGTCGACACGCCGGACGACACCACCGTCGTCTTCAACCTCAAGGCCCCCGACGACCAGATCTTCCCGCAGATCCTGTCCAGCCCGGCCGGCCCGATCGTCGACGAGGAATCCTTCTCGGCCACCGAGCTCACCAGCGACGACGACATCGTCAAGGCCAACGCGTTCGCCGGCCAGTACGTCATCACCAGTTACAACTTCAACTCCCTCATCGGCTACAAGGCCAACCCGGACTACGCCGGCCTGCTCGGCCCGGCGAAGACCGACGTGGTCAACGTGAAGTACTACGCCGACTCGTCCAACCTCAAGCTGGACGTGCAGGAGGGGGCTATCGACGTCGCCTTCCGCAGCCTCTCCGCGACCGACGTCGAGGACCTCCGCGGCAACGACAAGGTCCAGGTCGTCGACGGCCCGGGTGGCGAGATCCGCTACATCACGTTCAACTTCGACACCCAGCCGTTCGGCGCGACCACCGCGGACGCTGACGCCACCAAGGCCCTCGCCGTGCGTCAGGCCGTCGCCGACCTCGTCGACCGTGAAGAGATTGCCGACCAGGTCTACAAGGGCACCTACACCCCGCTGTTCTCCTACGTCCCTGCCGGTCTGACCGGCGCCACCGAGTCCCTCAAGGGCCTCTACGGCGACGGCTCCGGCGCCCCGGATGCCGACAAGGCCAAGGCCACGCTGACCGCGGCCGGCATCACCGCGCCCGTTGAACTGAACCTGCAGTACAGCAACGACCACTACGGCCCCTCGTCGGGCGACGAGTACGCGCTCATCAAGGACCAGCTGGAGTCCTCGGGCCTGTTCACCGTCAACCTGCAGACGACCGAGTGGGTCCAGTACTCCAAGGACCGCTCTAGCGACGTCTACCCGGCCTACCAGCTGGGCTGGTTCCCGGACTACTCCGACGCTGACAACTACCTGACGCCGTTCTTCCTCACGGAGAACTTCCTGAAGAACCACTACGCCGACCAGGAGGTCAACGACCTGATCCTGCAGCAGGCCGTGACCGTCGACCCCGCCGAGCGCACCACGCTCATCGAGGAGATCCAGGACAAGGTCGCGGCCCAGCTGTCGACCGTGCCCCTGCTCCAGGGCGCCCAGGTCGCCGTCACCGGCACCACGGTGACCGGAACCAGCGACACGCTCGACGCGTCGTTCAAGTTCCGTTACGCGGCCCTCGCCAAGGGCTAG
- the dusB gene encoding tRNA dihydrouridine synthase DusB, with amino-acid sequence MNTSTPTQNLMAPLRIGDIELDVPVVLAPMAGITNTAFRRLCREYGAGLYVSEMITSRALVERTTESMRLITHHESEKTRSIQLYGVDPKTVSEAVTMLVAEDRADHIDLNFGCPVPKVTRKGGGAALPWKITLFREIVEAAVSAAGTIPLTVKMRKGIDSDHLTYLEAGRVAEGAGVSAIALHARTAADYYSGHADWAAIATLKNTITSVPVLGNGDIWSAADALRMVDETGCDGVVVGRGCLGRPWLFGDLAAAFRGDVLKAEPTLGQVADAFRRHAELLTEFFESEERACRDIRKHVAWYFKGYPVGGDLRASLASVVSLEQLDELLATMDPDQPYPGIGAEGQRGRAGSPKKTSLPERWLDSREIAGAERSNLTEGEGDTSGG; translated from the coding sequence ATGAACACTTCGACTCCCACGCAGAATCTGATGGCACCGCTTCGAATCGGTGACATCGAACTCGACGTGCCCGTGGTCCTCGCACCCATGGCCGGCATCACCAACACCGCATTCCGGCGCCTCTGCCGCGAATACGGCGCCGGTCTCTACGTCAGCGAGATGATCACCTCGCGGGCGCTCGTGGAGCGCACCACCGAGTCGATGCGCCTGATCACCCACCACGAGAGCGAGAAGACCCGCTCCATCCAGCTCTACGGCGTCGACCCGAAAACCGTGTCAGAGGCCGTCACGATGCTCGTCGCCGAGGACCGCGCAGACCACATCGACCTGAACTTCGGCTGCCCGGTCCCCAAGGTCACCCGCAAAGGCGGGGGAGCGGCGCTGCCGTGGAAGATCACCCTGTTCCGCGAAATCGTCGAGGCCGCCGTCTCGGCCGCCGGCACGATCCCGCTCACCGTCAAGATGCGCAAGGGCATCGACTCCGACCACCTCACCTACCTCGAAGCCGGCCGGGTCGCCGAGGGAGCCGGCGTCTCGGCCATCGCGCTGCACGCCCGGACCGCCGCAGACTACTACTCCGGCCATGCCGACTGGGCCGCCATCGCGACCCTCAAGAACACCATCACGAGCGTCCCCGTGCTCGGCAACGGCGACATCTGGTCCGCCGCAGACGCCCTGCGCATGGTCGACGAAACCGGTTGCGACGGCGTCGTCGTCGGTCGTGGCTGCCTGGGCCGCCCGTGGCTGTTCGGCGACCTGGCCGCGGCCTTCCGCGGCGATGTCCTCAAGGCCGAACCGACCCTCGGCCAGGTGGCGGATGCCTTCCGCCGGCACGCCGAACTGCTCACCGAGTTCTTCGAGAGCGAGGAACGCGCCTGCCGCGACATCCGCAAGCACGTCGCCTGGTACTTCAAGGGCTATCCGGTCGGCGGTGATCTGCGCGCCAGCCTCGCCTCCGTGGTGTCGCTCGAGCAGCTTGACGAGCTCCTGGCCACCATGGACCCCGACCAGCCGTACCCCGGCATCGGGGCCGAGGGACAGCGCGGCCGCGCGGGAAGCCCCAAGAAGACCTCTCTGCCCGAGCGCTGGCTCGATTCCCGCGAGATCGCGGGCGCCGAGCGCAGCAACCTGACCGAGGGCGAGGGGGACACCAGCGGTGGTTAA
- the recO gene encoding DNA repair protein RecO — MPVYRDEAVVLRTHKLGEADRIITMLTRQHGKVRAVAKGVRRTASKFGARLEPFMVVDVQLYEGRSLDIVNQAESIGSYGAAITSDYGSYTAASAMVETADKLTESEGSLQQYLLLVGALRSLSRREHGSGATLDSYLLRSLSMAGWAPSFQDCARCGKPGPHSAFVVQVGGVVCDSCAAPGSPRLDPDTIALLAALLTGDWAHTAAAEPSTQARATGVVAAYTQWHLGRGLRSLEHVRP, encoded by the coding sequence GTGCCCGTTTATCGTGATGAAGCCGTCGTGCTGCGCACCCACAAGCTGGGTGAGGCCGACCGCATCATCACGATGCTCACCCGGCAGCACGGCAAGGTGCGCGCCGTCGCCAAGGGCGTGCGCCGCACCGCCTCCAAGTTCGGCGCCAGGCTCGAGCCGTTCATGGTCGTCGACGTTCAGCTCTACGAAGGCCGCAGCCTCGACATCGTCAACCAGGCGGAGTCGATCGGCTCCTACGGCGCGGCCATCACCTCCGACTACGGCAGCTATACGGCCGCGAGCGCCATGGTCGAGACCGCGGACAAGCTCACCGAGTCTGAAGGGTCGCTGCAGCAATACCTGCTGCTGGTCGGCGCACTCCGGTCGCTGTCCCGGCGGGAACACGGCTCAGGCGCCACCCTGGACTCCTATCTGCTGCGGTCCTTGTCCATGGCCGGCTGGGCGCCGAGTTTCCAGGACTGTGCTCGCTGCGGCAAGCCGGGTCCGCACTCGGCCTTCGTCGTGCAGGTGGGCGGCGTCGTCTGCGACTCCTGCGCCGCCCCGGGTTCACCCCGACTTGACCCGGACACGATCGCCCTGCTCGCCGCCCTGCTCACCGGCGATTGGGCCCACACGGCCGCCGCCGAACCATCCACCCAGGCCCGGGCCACCGGGGTCGTCGCCGCGTACACGCAGTGGCACCTCGGCCGGGGCCTTCGATCTCTGGAGCACGTGCGCCCATGA